A portion of the bacterium genome contains these proteins:
- a CDS encoding FtsX-like permease family protein, translating into MKFEHFVANRYLKPRRDNLYVTLIGGISVVGVTVGVMAIVLVLSILNGFEREIKSRFIGFDSHIKIMKPHDEGITHWDEVVEKIRSEKSVVGVSPYVLQKAMITSSSGNHVTFVKGTTEETIVQVTTLEKSILHGKVDFSKQDSAFNGMLVGYSLSLQLDVNAQDTLTVISPAGVTSPFSMPIAKRFSASGVFKTDMYEYDNAYVFVGLSDAQDLFEMEDQITGIDVKLDHIDKSFDVRDRLAATLGEKYVVETWFDQHSDLYSAMKIEKWGSLVVLSLIILVAGFNIVSTLIMVVMQKTAEIGILKSMGASSNVVSGIFMRQGLIIGSIGILMGCLLGYGICVIQMQFSIIKMPQDIFFLDALPVELKWVDFFAIVIVAFCLCLFSTVYPARKAAKLLPVEALRS; encoded by the coding sequence TTGAAGTTTGAGCATTTCGTAGCAAATAGATACCTAAAACCGCGCCGCGATAACCTCTATGTGACGTTGATCGGAGGAATTTCAGTCGTTGGAGTAACGGTTGGCGTCATGGCTATCGTTCTCGTGTTGTCCATTCTCAACGGATTTGAACGTGAGATCAAATCAAGATTCATAGGTTTTGATTCACATATCAAGATTATGAAACCGCATGATGAAGGTATCACGCATTGGGATGAAGTGGTTGAAAAAATTCGTTCAGAAAAATCCGTGGTCGGAGTTTCGCCATATGTTCTGCAAAAAGCGATGATCACCAGTTCGTCCGGAAATCACGTGACGTTTGTAAAAGGAACCACAGAGGAAACAATTGTTCAGGTGACGACGTTAGAAAAAAGCATTCTGCATGGCAAAGTTGATTTTTCGAAGCAAGACAGCGCCTTTAATGGAATGCTCGTGGGTTACAGTTTATCTCTCCAACTCGATGTAAACGCCCAGGATACGTTAACTGTAATAAGTCCTGCCGGAGTAACGAGTCCTTTCAGTATGCCGATCGCAAAGCGCTTCAGTGCATCGGGCGTATTCAAAACAGATATGTATGAATACGATAATGCGTACGTATTCGTCGGTCTTAGCGATGCACAGGATTTATTTGAAATGGAAGATCAAATAACTGGCATAGACGTGAAGCTTGATCATATCGACAAATCATTTGACGTGCGGGACAGATTAGCGGCGACGTTAGGAGAAAAATACGTAGTAGAAACGTGGTTTGATCAGCACAGCGATCTTTACAGCGCCATGAAAATTGAAAAATGGGGATCGTTAGTGGTGCTGAGTCTCATCATTTTGGTTGCAGGTTTCAACATTGTCAGTACATTGATTATGGTCGTTATGCAAAAAACTGCAGAAATCGGCATTTTGAAGTCGATGGGTGCAAGTTCCAATGTTGTTTCGGGAATCTTTATGCGGCAGGGTCTTATTATAGGGAGTATTGGAATATTGATGGGATGTTTGTTAGGCTACGGAATTTGTGTTATACAAATGCAATTTTCAATTATCAAAATGCCGCAGGACATATTTTTTCTGGATGCATTGCCTGTGGAACTGAAATGGGTGGATTTTTTTGCAATAGTGATCGTTGCGTTTTGTTTATGTCTTTTCTCCACCGTATATCCGGCACGTAAAGCAGCCAAACTATTGCCAGTAGAAGCGTTGCGATCATAA
- a CDS encoding ABC transporter ATP-binding protein, whose product MNSDYIVKADQLTKSYVMAKGELPVLKGITLDIQAGEILSIVGPSGVGKSTLLHILGALDRPSKGRVTVDGVTAHELSEEKMAQFRNAKIGFVFQFHHLLPEFTALENVLMPSLIAGKSIDQSRKRGEELLKNVGLSGRMDHRPNELSGGEQQRVAVARALMNNPKLILADEPSGNLDRESSESLHDLLFQLCEEKNQTFVIVTHNEMLAARSHRTITMFDGKISSDTRR is encoded by the coding sequence ATGAATTCTGACTATATTGTTAAAGCGGATCAACTCACGAAATCATACGTTATGGCAAAGGGCGAATTGCCTGTACTGAAGGGCATTACCCTTGACATACAAGCGGGTGAAATATTATCCATCGTTGGTCCGTCCGGCGTCGGGAAAAGCACGCTACTCCATATTTTGGGAGCGTTAGACAGGCCAAGTAAGGGTAGGGTGACGGTAGACGGGGTCACGGCGCATGAATTATCAGAGGAAAAAATGGCGCAATTTCGAAACGCAAAGATCGGTTTTGTTTTTCAGTTTCATCATTTATTGCCGGAATTTACGGCCCTTGAAAATGTGCTGATGCCCTCGCTCATAGCGGGAAAATCGATTGATCAGTCAAGAAAGCGCGGTGAAGAACTTCTGAAAAATGTCGGCTTATCTGGCCGCATGGATCATCGTCCGAATGAACTGTCCGGAGGTGAGCAGCAGCGAGTCGCTGTTGCAAGAGCATTAATGAATAATCCAAAGCTGATCCTTGCCGACGAACCATCAGGCAACCTCGACCGAGAATCGAGCGAGAGTCTTCATGACCTTTTGTTTCAATTGTGCGAGGAGAAAAATCAAACATTTGTCATCGTGACGCACAACGAAATGCTAGCGGCGCGGTCTCATCGCACTATAACTATGTTTGACGGTAAAATAAGTTCTGATACACGCAGGTAA
- the pyrR gene encoding bifunctional pyr operon transcriptional regulator/uracil phosphoribosyltransferase PyrR has protein sequence MSAQNYKLKTRLLDAADFTRVITRMAHAMIENNKGTQNMALIGVRTRGEFLARRIAEKIKSIEGSMLPLGILDVSFYRDDTRAKLKQPQVQSTHIPFDITDKNIILIDDVLYTGRSVRAALDEIMDFGRPAKVELAVLIDRGHRELPIQPDYVGKEVTTAFDEEVKVKMTEQDGLDEVIIVIKG, from the coding sequence ATGTCAGCTCAAAATTATAAGCTAAAAACGCGCTTACTGGATGCGGCCGATTTTACCAGGGTCATAACCCGAATGGCACACGCAATGATCGAGAATAATAAAGGGACACAAAATATGGCATTAATCGGCGTTCGTACCAGAGGTGAATTTTTAGCTCGACGAATTGCTGAAAAGATAAAGAGTATTGAGGGGAGCATGCTCCCGTTGGGAATTTTGGATGTTAGTTTTTACCGCGATGACACACGGGCTAAACTAAAACAGCCTCAGGTTCAAAGTACGCACATTCCGTTTGATATTACTGATAAAAACATCATTTTGATCGACGATGTCTTATACACAGGAAGATCAGTAAGGGCAGCATTGGATGAAATTATGGATTTTGGGAGGCCGGCTAAGGTCGAACTTGCGGTCTTGATTGACAGGGGCCATCGTGAATTGCCCATACAGCCTGATTATGTTGGGAAAGAGGTAACAACGGCTTTCGACGAAGAAGTGAAAGTTAAAATGACGGAGCAAGATGGTCTGGATGAAGTAATCATTGTCATCAAAGGTTAG
- a CDS encoding response regulator — protein MTNKNIIPVVFQQTKISRILIVEDEPTLSVVLCEFLRIMNFEVTCAENGVEALDRMCLTKFDLIITDVMMPKMGGLELIQNIRKVKPFLPIIAVTGSDYDTALELQDSFTKAVRKPYAFDTLLSKIYQFEIVYSD, from the coding sequence ATGACAAACAAAAACATTATCCCGGTTGTATTCCAGCAAACAAAAATATCGAGAATACTCATTGTTGAGGATGAACCAACCCTAAGCGTCGTATTGTGCGAATTCTTGCGTATAATGAATTTCGAGGTTACTTGTGCAGAAAATGGAGTTGAAGCGTTGGATCGAATGTGTCTGACGAAATTTGATCTTATTATCACCGATGTGATGATGCCGAAGATGGGAGGACTTGAATTGATACAGAATATCCGAAAAGTCAAGCCCTTTCTGCCGATTATCGCAGTAACAGGTTCAGACTACGACACGGCTCTGGAATTACAAGATAGCTTTACAAAAGCAGTCCGTAAACCATATGCGTTTGATACGTTATTGAGTAAGATATACCAATTTGAGATTGTATATTCAGACTAA
- a CDS encoding tetratricopeptide repeat protein, with protein MDQIGINSNVYAGGKIFHIQTSGSLNDLMVQSEIFEAGRVILVQKKKYEGGKGKGPDDFNEFLKNYHNEIAWELELLFFMRDKIRSTSHMVSSSKIGLLFLRKGLLDEAITEFLFTIEKSPDMVEAYNNLGLTYMQRGDYKDAIAILKRATDMKPNFADLHNNLGAAYSKAKMYIEALNEYQEALKINPNYVLVHLNIGETYLQSIQNSPEANGLPSVSDRKTEVMELFQKSLVTNPDFANYRFYTFRFEKIAKYIETDAYAQAIETISDIRNSILRPSLDETIHGFYLKFLFGGAGKDEKVLMDYRGKLEKHIEENPQYADLHNSLGLVYLIQCRNLFLKAMTQFKKAYEINPSYKSAYKNFRLVQNDGREFLNLLRAILK; from the coding sequence ATGGATCAAATCGGAATCAACAGCAACGTATACGCGGGCGGGAAAATTTTTCATATACAGACGTCAGGAAGTCTGAATGATCTGATGGTACAGTCTGAAATTTTTGAGGCCGGCAGGGTAATTCTTGTTCAAAAGAAAAAATACGAAGGCGGTAAAGGGAAAGGCCCTGACGATTTCAACGAATTTCTGAAAAATTATCATAACGAAATCGCTTGGGAACTTGAACTTCTATTCTTCATGCGCGATAAGATAAGGTCGACAAGCCACATGGTCTCTAGCAGCAAAATCGGACTATTGTTTTTGCGTAAAGGACTATTAGATGAAGCCATCACTGAGTTCTTGTTTACTATCGAAAAAAGCCCAGACATGGTTGAGGCGTATAATAATCTTGGGCTCACTTATATGCAGCGAGGCGATTATAAAGACGCTATCGCCATCCTAAAACGCGCAACGGATATGAAACCCAATTTTGCGGATCTTCATAATAATTTGGGCGCCGCGTACAGTAAGGCTAAGATGTATATTGAAGCACTAAATGAATATCAAGAAGCATTGAAAATCAACCCTAATTATGTTCTCGTGCACCTCAATATCGGTGAAACCTATCTTCAAAGTATTCAAAATTCACCGGAAGCTAACGGCCTTCCGTCGGTATCGGACCGTAAAACCGAGGTTATGGAACTCTTTCAGAAAAGTTTAGTAACCAACCCCGATTTTGCAAATTATCGATTTTATACATTTCGCTTTGAAAAAATTGCAAAATATATTGAGACTGACGCTTATGCTCAAGCTATTGAAACTATCTCGGACATACGAAATTCAATTCTACGTCCAAGCCTTGATGAAACCATACATGGCTTCTATTTGAAATTCTTATTTGGAGGCGCAGGCAAAGACGAAAAAGTATTGATGGATTATCGCGGCAAATTGGAAAAACATATTGAGGAGAATCCGCAGTATGCCGACCTTCATAATTCGTTGGGCTTGGTGTACCTAATCCAGTGCCGCAATTTGTTTTTGAAAGCCATGACCCAATTCAAGAAGGCATACGAGATCAATCCTTCATACAAAAGCGCGTATAAGAATTTCCGCTTAGTTCAAAACGACGGGCGTGAGTTCTTGAATCTCTTGCGTGCAATTTTGAAATAA
- a CDS encoding HAMP domain-containing histidine kinase, protein MLVRFFDKLAGFDSVEIDRFFQESPEATSQYASLMNDRNVHNSVVFLYFVIFSQIIVAYGRIVGNLGFPYYNTFLSGLALMLILLSRYSFFKTHIRSISLFLFTAWAATFPFFIIRLGGYDSPTYPIYILVIIYIIAFFYFSFWEYVYVFILIFGSNLAIVFLQQNVNADDFLYRQVVMLMATVAGLAASYINVNLRRKDFYNQFSIGKKKNELEAAYKQLETTELQLIQSEKLASLGKMTAGIAHEINNPLGFIHGNLENIEGYLNDLKELVRLYETFPKTNDDVSRRIHAFKQQIQYDFIVDDLAKIIQSCEHGTSRIAEIVNKLKNFSRLDESAKKLVDIHEGLDSTIDLFARQNQHITITRNYSEIPKVECYASQLNQVFFSLIENAMDALAQKNDGGQITIITGMVSDGNISHDEENYKVIRIQISDNGCGIPESIQSKVFDPFFTSKDVGEGRGLGLSLAYGIMQQHRGCIYFKSDPGRGTDFFVELPAA, encoded by the coding sequence ATGTTGGTCAGATTTTTTGATAAACTTGCGGGATTTGACAGCGTTGAGATTGACAGGTTTTTTCAGGAGTCACCCGAAGCCACATCGCAATATGCTTCGTTGATGAATGATCGAAATGTTCATAACTCGGTCGTTTTTCTTTATTTCGTCATTTTTAGCCAGATTATCGTGGCGTACGGCCGGATAGTCGGTAACCTCGGATTTCCTTATTATAATACATTTCTCTCCGGACTGGCGCTCATGTTGATACTATTGTCGCGTTACTCCTTTTTTAAAACACATATCCGCAGTATCTCGCTGTTTTTGTTTACAGCATGGGCAGCTACATTTCCCTTTTTTATAATTCGCCTAGGGGGCTATGATTCACCGACATATCCGATTTATATACTAGTGATCATATATATAATTGCGTTCTTTTATTTTTCATTCTGGGAATACGTTTATGTGTTTATCCTGATATTTGGATCCAATTTAGCGATCGTCTTTCTACAGCAGAACGTGAATGCCGATGATTTTCTCTACCGTCAGGTAGTCATGCTGATGGCAACCGTTGCAGGTTTGGCGGCTTCGTACATAAACGTCAATCTGCGTCGAAAAGATTTTTACAATCAATTCAGCATAGGAAAAAAGAAAAACGAATTGGAAGCCGCATACAAACAACTTGAAACAACGGAATTACAATTAATTCAATCCGAAAAACTCGCCTCACTCGGGAAAATGACGGCCGGTATCGCGCATGAGATAAATAATCCGTTGGGCTTCATACACGGAAATTTAGAGAATATTGAAGGCTACTTGAATGACCTTAAAGAACTCGTTCGCCTTTACGAGACCTTCCCGAAAACGAACGATGACGTGAGCAGGCGTATTCATGCATTCAAACAGCAGATTCAATACGATTTTATTGTTGACGACCTGGCAAAGATAATCCAGTCGTGCGAACACGGCACATCGCGTATAGCGGAGATAGTGAATAAATTAAAAAATTTTTCAAGGTTAGACGAATCCGCAAAAAAACTCGTTGACATTCATGAAGGGCTTGACTCCACCATTGACCTTTTTGCTAGACAGAACCAACACATTACGATTACTAGAAATTATTCTGAAATTCCTAAAGTTGAATGTTACGCCAGTCAGCTTAATCAAGTCTTCTTTTCTTTGATCGAAAATGCAATGGACGCACTCGCACAAAAGAATGACGGCGGTCAAATTACGATTATTACCGGTATGGTAAGTGACGGGAACATAAGCCATGATGAGGAAAATTACAAAGTGATACGAATTCAAATTTCCGATAACGGCTGTGGAATTCCAGAGAGTATCCAATCCAAAGTATTCGATCCTTTTTTTACTTCCAAGGATGTCGGCGAAGGCAGGGGGCTAGGCCTCTCGCTTGCTTATGGTATTATGCAGCAGCACCGCGGTTGTATTTATTTTAAATCTGATCCGGGCCGTGGTACAGATTTTTTTGTGGAATTACCTGCCGCTTAA
- a CDS encoding 1-acyl-sn-glycerol-3-phosphate acyltransferase yields MKYLLLPLRVIYKIYYLTYFVLSFLICYPIFYYLLASRSRFLKAFILMRWYALVWQFFAFSPVRVRAVSNIPCNGSFIICANHSSYMDIPVMYCVFKRYFVSVGKKEIEKWPLFHIFYTSEMNIAVDRDSPSASFDAFKRMLTEIDKGNPLAIFPEGTIPKHAPKLGDFKSGAFSIAIRKQIPILPVTFVTNWKRLQRSGVWEGKAGPGFSEVVIHEIVDTTGLTKKDTDDLQIRVKKIINRPLKERFGCEV; encoded by the coding sequence ATGAAGTATCTGTTACTCCCTTTACGAGTTATTTATAAAATTTATTATCTGACGTATTTCGTTCTTTCATTTCTCATTTGTTACCCGATTTTTTATTATTTATTAGCCAGCCGCTCCCGTTTCCTCAAAGCATTTATATTGATGAGATGGTACGCTCTGGTTTGGCAGTTTTTTGCTTTTTCGCCGGTGAGGGTTCGCGCAGTTTCTAACATTCCCTGCAACGGCTCCTTTATTATTTGTGCGAATCATAGTTCGTATATGGATATTCCGGTGATGTACTGCGTATTTAAGAGGTATTTTGTTTCAGTTGGAAAAAAAGAAATCGAAAAATGGCCTTTGTTTCATATCTTTTATACTTCAGAAATGAATATTGCGGTTGATCGTGATAGCCCTAGCGCATCTTTTGATGCGTTCAAGCGTATGTTGACAGAAATTGACAAGGGAAATCCATTGGCGATTTTCCCTGAAGGAACTATTCCAAAACACGCGCCGAAACTAGGCGACTTCAAATCAGGCGCTTTTTCCATAGCTATTCGAAAACAAATTCCAATACTGCCCGTTACATTTGTGACAAATTGGAAGCGCTTGCAGAGAAGCGGTGTCTGGGAAGGGAAAGCCGGGCCAGGTTTTTCGGAGGTGGTTATCCATGAAATTGTGGACACAACCGGATTAACCAAGAAAGATACTGATGACCTTCAAATAAGAGTAAAGAAGATTATCAACAGGCCGTTGAAAGAACGTTTTGGTTGTGAAGTGTAG
- a CDS encoding B12-binding domain-containing radical SAM protein — MSTKVLLVYPEMPVTYWSFRYTLPFIGKKASIPPIGLLTVAAMLPKDFEVKLIDMNTSKLTDKDILTADIVFTSTMLVQKRSHEKVVEMCNRLHRPIVAGGPYPTSSYEQISGVDYFVLNEAEVTLPQFLNDYKSGRAKHIYADETKPDITRTPAPRFDLLDTKQYAIMALQYSRGCPFSCEFCDIVSMFGHIPRTKTPDQFVEEMDGLYRSGYRGSLFIVDDNFIGNKKNVKELLPAISEWQKKCGFPFTLFTEASVNLAEDSELMDMMVAAGFNMVFLGIETPVKESLVETHKMQNIKSDLLKSIHTIQKKGMEVTGGFIIGFDNDPEDIFERQIHFIQQSGIPAAMVGLLTALPNTQLYKRLKTENRLVDLFTSGNNTHDLRLNFVPKMNMNKLVDGYRQVLSEIYKPGKYFHRCFTLLKKLRSHRGAKRRIRLPELRALIMSLTCQTFSFYGLHYIRFISKVLLTRPASFQLAITLAVKGHHFMKITRETLAVANLGVYKEKLLDVFRQMVKEKFDNISAIDLKEIMEIVGTYRDQSIADLKWEFDRIHRDFQPYAEEVLQNFEQMMDEILVELSANNLQPIRLHS; from the coding sequence ATGTCTACGAAAGTGTTATTGGTCTATCCGGAAATGCCGGTTACATATTGGAGTTTTCGTTACACGCTCCCGTTCATTGGAAAAAAAGCAAGTATTCCGCCAATCGGATTACTGACCGTTGCGGCCATGCTGCCGAAAGATTTTGAAGTTAAATTGATTGATATGAACACATCGAAATTGACCGATAAGGATATATTAACTGCGGATATAGTATTTACTTCTACGATGCTGGTACAAAAACGATCGCACGAGAAAGTGGTTGAGATGTGTAACCGGTTGCACAGACCGATTGTGGCCGGCGGCCCTTATCCAACAAGCTCCTATGAGCAAATTTCCGGTGTTGATTATTTCGTCCTAAATGAAGCTGAAGTAACGTTGCCGCAATTTCTGAACGATTACAAGTCCGGTCGCGCCAAACACATCTACGCGGACGAAACCAAACCGGATATTACACGGACGCCGGCTCCGCGTTTTGACCTGCTCGATACAAAACAATACGCCATCATGGCGTTACAATATTCGCGTGGATGCCCATTTTCCTGCGAATTTTGCGACATTGTTTCCATGTTCGGCCATATTCCCCGCACAAAAACTCCCGATCAATTTGTAGAAGAAATGGACGGTTTGTACCGATCAGGTTATCGCGGTTCATTATTTATTGTTGATGATAATTTTATCGGTAATAAAAAGAATGTTAAGGAACTCTTACCGGCTATTTCTGAGTGGCAAAAGAAATGTGGTTTCCCGTTCACTCTTTTTACGGAAGCGAGCGTGAATCTTGCAGAAGACAGTGAATTGATGGATATGATGGTTGCCGCAGGTTTTAATATGGTATTCCTGGGAATTGAGACGCCGGTTAAAGAATCATTGGTGGAGACGCACAAAATGCAGAATATTAAATCAGATCTGCTTAAGAGTATACATACAATTCAGAAAAAAGGCATGGAAGTTACCGGCGGATTTATTATCGGATTCGATAACGATCCTGAAGATATTTTTGAACGGCAGATTCATTTTATCCAGCAATCTGGGATACCAGCAGCCATGGTGGGACTGCTTACGGCACTCCCGAATACGCAGTTATACAAGCGTCTGAAAACTGAAAACCGGTTGGTCGATCTTTTTACTTCAGGAAACAACACACATGATCTACGGCTGAATTTTGTGCCAAAAATGAATATGAACAAACTGGTCGACGGATACAGACAAGTGCTTTCGGAAATTTATAAACCAGGAAAATATTTTCATCGTTGTTTCACGCTGTTGAAGAAACTGAGGTCGCACCGCGGAGCAAAAAGACGGATACGTTTGCCGGAGTTGCGCGCGCTCATCATGTCGCTGACATGTCAGACTTTTTCGTTCTACGGGTTGCATTATATTAGATTTATCAGCAAGGTACTTTTAACCAGGCCAGCATCGTTTCAACTCGCCATTACGTTGGCTGTAAAGGGCCATCATTTCATGAAGATTACGCGCGAAACCTTAGCGGTGGCTAATCTCGGGGTTTATAAGGAGAAATTACTGGATGTATTCAGGCAAATGGTAAAAGAAAAATTTGATAACATTTCGGCCATCGATCTTAAAGAAATTATGGAAATAGTCGGAACGTATCGTGACCAATCGATAGCAGATCTCAAGTGGGAATTTGATCGGATTCATCGTGACTTTCAGCCTTACGCAGAAGAAGTACTGCAAAATTTTGAGCAAATGATGGATGAGATATTAGTCGAACTTTCAGCAAATAATCTTCAACCGATACGGCTACATTCGTAA
- the alaS gene encoding alanine--tRNA ligase, whose product MSFTSQEIRRQFIKFFEERGHKFVPSSQVVPNDDPTLLFTNAGMNQFKPIFLGNEKRDYFRAVNSQKCIRVSGKHNDLEEVGHDTYHHTFFEMLGNWSFGDYYKKEAIEWAWELLTGIWGLPKHRFYATVFRDDTEAAELWKKVTDIDPSHIQRFGEKDNFWEMGDTGPCGPCSEIHIDLTEHGNGGKLVNTGSPEVIELWNLVFIQFNRNADRSLIELPSKHVDTGAGFERITRVLQNKKSNYDIDIFTDIINGIERSTKKSYENEHFKASFRVIADHIRMLTFSITDGAIPGNDGRGYVLRRILRRAALYGRKLSMHEPFIYNLVSDVVKSMGDAFPEIRTRQSFVEKVIKTEEENFNNTLDRGIEVFEDVARKLEKAGIKQISGEDVFKLYDTYGFPVDLTRVIAYERGFTVDENKFAEEMTIQKQRSRDEGKKIFINKDVKWQTVSQEKKSVFLGYETLECDAQLLKINRDGKHLQLVFDQTPFYAESGGQVGDKGLVKFKDMVIEIWDAQRVGDDIVHFADDTSGMDLEKLRTGHLIVYAQHREPTIKNHSATHILHAALRQILGDHVHQAGSVVEPNRLRFDFTHFEKISDEQLNKIERLVQQKIFENIPLRHHRNIPISDAKKMGALSFFGDKYGDTVNVVQFGDFSKEFCGGTHVGSTGFIGFFRITSESSIASGVRRIEAITGDLAERTLEAEHQINEELKTLLNCKTEEILEKVEVLTNKKKELEKELIQLNLKLVTSKLDEILFNAQKVNGIRVVSSKIELPDGVELKEVADTLRQKLVSGVGLLASIRNENVMFVCVVTDDLMKQFNAGVIVKEIAKVAGGSGGGRPHLATAGAKDPSRVNDALKSLFTMIQ is encoded by the coding sequence ATGTCCTTCACGTCACAAGAGATACGCCGTCAATTTATAAAATTTTTTGAAGAACGTGGTCATAAGTTTGTTCCATCAAGCCAGGTTGTTCCAAACGATGACCCAACCTTGCTCTTTACGAACGCAGGGATGAACCAATTCAAGCCTATTTTTTTGGGAAATGAAAAACGAGATTACTTTCGCGCCGTCAATTCTCAAAAATGTATTCGTGTCAGTGGAAAACATAATGATCTTGAGGAAGTCGGTCACGACACGTACCACCATACTTTCTTTGAGATGCTTGGCAATTGGTCTTTTGGTGACTATTACAAAAAAGAAGCAATAGAATGGGCTTGGGAATTGTTAACCGGAATATGGGGCTTACCGAAGCACCGTTTTTACGCAACGGTTTTTCGTGACGATACGGAGGCTGCAGAATTATGGAAAAAAGTAACAGATATTGATCCTTCACATATTCAGCGTTTCGGCGAAAAAGATAATTTTTGGGAAATGGGTGACACGGGACCGTGCGGGCCGTGCTCGGAAATTCATATAGACCTGACAGAGCACGGTAATGGGGGCAAACTTGTCAATACCGGTTCTCCGGAAGTGATCGAACTCTGGAATCTCGTATTTATTCAGTTCAATCGTAATGCCGACCGTAGTCTTATTGAACTACCGTCCAAACATGTCGACACCGGAGCCGGATTTGAGCGCATCACGCGCGTGTTGCAAAACAAAAAATCAAATTATGATATTGATATCTTCACGGACATCATAAATGGCATTGAACGGAGCACAAAGAAATCGTATGAAAATGAACATTTCAAAGCATCATTCCGAGTTATAGCCGACCATATTCGTATGCTTACTTTTTCAATTACGGATGGAGCCATTCCCGGGAATGACGGACGAGGATATGTTTTACGGCGTATCCTCAGGCGAGCTGCATTGTACGGCAGAAAACTCAGCATGCATGAGCCATTTATTTATAACTTGGTTTCCGATGTTGTGAAATCAATGGGAGACGCTTTTCCTGAGATAAGAACACGCCAGTCTTTTGTAGAAAAAGTAATCAAAACCGAAGAAGAGAATTTTAATAATACGCTTGATCGTGGAATCGAAGTATTTGAGGATGTGGCAAGAAAACTGGAGAAAGCAGGGATCAAACAGATATCGGGAGAGGATGTTTTCAAACTATATGACACTTACGGTTTTCCCGTTGACCTTACACGCGTAATCGCATATGAGCGCGGGTTCACAGTCGATGAAAATAAGTTCGCCGAAGAGATGACAATACAAAAACAGCGTTCGAGGGATGAAGGAAAAAAAATATTTATTAACAAAGACGTGAAATGGCAAACTGTTTCTCAGGAAAAGAAATCTGTGTTCTTAGGTTATGAAACGCTTGAATGCGATGCGCAATTGCTCAAAATTAATCGGGATGGCAAACATCTCCAGTTGGTATTTGACCAAACTCCGTTCTATGCCGAATCTGGGGGACAGGTTGGGGATAAGGGATTAGTTAAATTTAAGGACATGGTTATTGAAATATGGGACGCGCAAAGGGTTGGTGATGATATTGTCCATTTTGCAGATGATACTTCCGGGATGGATCTCGAAAAACTTCGCACCGGGCATTTGATTGTATACGCACAACATCGTGAGCCAACAATAAAAAATCATTCTGCTACGCACATTCTTCACGCAGCTCTGCGACAGATACTTGGGGATCATGTTCATCAAGCCGGATCGGTCGTTGAACCCAATCGTTTGCGTTTCGACTTTACTCATTTTGAAAAAATATCCGATGAACAATTGAATAAAATTGAGCGCCTTGTTCAACAGAAAATATTCGAAAATATACCCCTCCGGCATCACCGAAATATTCCGATAAGCGATGCAAAAAAGATGGGAGCGCTATCTTTTTTCGGGGATAAATACGGGGACACGGTTAATGTTGTTCAATTCGGTGATTTCAGCAAAGAGTTTTGCGGCGGGACGCATGTTGGCTCTACCGGTTTTATAGGATTCTTTAGAATCACTTCCGAATCAAGCATTGCATCTGGAGTGCGGCGTATTGAGGCAATTACCGGAGATCTGGCAGAAAGGACTTTAGAGGCAGAGCATCAAATCAATGAGGAATTAAAGACATTACTTAATTGTAAAACCGAAGAGATTTTGGAAAAAGTTGAAGTGCTTACGAATAAAAAAAAAGAACTTGAGAAGGAGTTGATTCAGCTAAATCTCAAATTGGTTACTTCAAAACTTGATGAAATTCTTTTCAACGCTCAAAAGGTTAATGGGATTCGTGTTGTATCATCAAAGATCGAACTCCCGGATGGCGTTGAACTCAAAGAAGTTGCGGATACTCTTCGACAGAAATTAGTATCAGGTGTCGGCCTCCTGGCGTCAATAAGAAATGAGAATGTGATGTTTGTGTGTGTGGTAACAGATGATCTTATGAAACAATTTAATGCCGGTGTGATCGTAAAAGAAATTGCCAAAGTAGCCGGGGGCAGTGGCGGGGGCCGCCCACATCTTGCGACTGCGGGAGCTAAGGATCCTAGCCGTGTTAACGACGCTCTTAAAAGCTTATTTACAATGATTCAATAA